TCGCCGAAAAGCAGCGGCTCAGCTGGAGCCGCTTTGCACACGACCTGACCGGCTTTGCCGAACGATTACAATAACAAAATTATGAAGAAAGCCAGCATCCTGCTCATTCTCATCTGCTCCCTCTCGTTCAATGCCTGCGCGCAGTGGTATCTGTTCCCCGGCAAGAAGAAACAGGCCGATCCGCCCAAGACCGCCGCGGACAGCACCCGGCGCGCCAAACCGGATTCGGCCCGGGTGCAGCCCGGCGCCGACACGCTGGCTGTGGCTCCCGCGGACAGCTCGGCCGTGACGGAGCCCGAAACGTTCGACGAGCCCTATGTGCTGGACCGGCCCGATGTGATCCACATCGGCCTGGCGCTGCCGCTGCAGGCTTCCGCCCAGCGGCCCAGCGACAATTTCCTGGATTTCTACAGCGGCGCCCTGCTGGCGCTGCGCGACCTGGGCGCAGCCGGCCTCCGCGCCGACCTGCAGGTCTTTGACACCGCCGACAGCAAGTCGCCGGTCCCGCAGTCGCTGATCGACGAGAACGACCTCATCATCGGTCCCGTCAGCTACGAGGAACTGGAGAGCAGCGCCCAGCTCTGCGGGCGCAAGGTCCTTGTCTCCCCGCTCGAGCCCAAGGCCGCCGCACTGGCTGAGCGCGGCCACGTGGTGCAGGCCCCGGCCGCCACGAACGCCCAGAACGACGAACTCGTCCGCTGGATCCGCGAAGAGCTGCCGACCGGCGATCCGCTTTATGTCATCCGCGACACCTCCACCCGCGTGCAGGGCGAACAGAGCGCCTATTTCCTGACTTTGCTGCAGGAACGCGGCGTCCGCTACCAGAGCGTCCTCTCCGTGCAGGACATCCCCTTCCGCAAGGGCGGGAAGGTCCGCGTGGCCATCGCCTCCGATGCGGAGAATTTCATCACCAGCACCGTCCGCGCGCTGAGCATCGAAGGCGCGCGCAACAACGGCGTCGTCCTCTACGGCACCTCCCGCCTGCGGACGAACGGCGTCAACCAGACCGACCTCCACAACACGGAGGCGCACCTGACGGTCTCCTACTTCGTCGACTACGAAGACCCGGCCGTGAAGCGCTTCATCCTGGCCTACCGGGCCCTCTACAAGAACGAGCCCGGCTCCTTCGCCTTCCAAGGCTATGACACGATGCACTACTTCGTCAACATGTGTTCCCGCTATGGCCGCAGATGGCACAAGAAACTGCCCGCCTACAGCGAGACGGGCCTGCAGGCGGACTTCCGCTTCAGCGACGATCCGGCCCGCGTCAACCAGGCCGCCCGCCGCATCGTCTACCTCCCCGACCTCACCACCGTCAAACTGTAATCCCCGACATGGTCAAGCATATCATTCTCTGGACACTGAATCCGGAACTGTCTGAAAAAGAGAAAGAAACCGTCAAAGCCGAAATCAAGGAAGGCCTGGAAGGGCTGGTCGGCAAGGTGCCGGGGCTGGTCTCCGTCAAGGTCCATATCGACGGACGCCTTTCCTCCTCCAACGCCGACCTGATGCTCGACAGCACGCTCGAGAGCGAGGAGGCCCTGAAAGGCTATGCCGTGCACCCGGCGCATGTCGCCGTGGCGAACGGGAAGGTCCGTCCGTATACGGTGCAGCGCGCCTGCCTGGATTTCGAAGAATAATTCCCTGATGATCAACCCTCCGAGAGGAGGGCTCGGGCGTTGGCGACGGCGGCATCGGAGATGGTGGCGCCGGAGAGCAGGCGCGCGATCTCCATCGTGCGCTCCTCGCCCTGCACCTCGCGGATGGTCGAGACCGTGCGGCCGTCGGGCTGGACGGACTTGGACACCACGAAGTGGGCGTCGCCCTTGGCGGCGACCTGCGGGAGGTGGGTGATGGAGAAGACCTGCATGTCGCGGCCCATTTCGCAGATCATCCGGCCCATCTTGTCGGCGACGCTGCCGCTCACGCCGGTGTCGATCTCGTCGAAAATCAGCGTGGGCATCCCGATGAAGCGGGCCATCATCGCCTTGAGGGACAGCATGATGCGGGACAGCTCGCCGCCGGATGCGCACTTGGCGACATCCGCCGGTCCGCGCCCCGTGGCGGAGAACAGGTAGGACACCCGGTCGGTGCCCGCGGCGCTCTCCGGAGCGGCGGCGACCGCCACGTCGAAGACGGCGCGGTCAAGCTCCAGGAAGCGGAGCGACTCCGTGATGGCGGCGGCGAAGCCGGGCGCAGCCTGGCAGCGCGACGCCGTCAGTTCCGCGCAGATGGCGCGGTAGCGGCCCTCCGCCTCGCCCACGGCCTTCTCGAGGTCGTGGATGCGGTCGTCGGCCGCGGTCGCGTCGAAGAGCGCTTCGTTGTAGCGCTCCCGCACGGCGACCAGTTCGTCGATGGACGCACAATTATGCTTCTTCAATAAACCGTAGAGCAGCGACATGCGCTCCTCCACCTGCTCCAGCCGCCCGGGCGAGAGGTCCACGCGACCGTCCAGCGTCCCGATCTCGGACGTGATGTCGTCGAGCTCGATCCGGGCGGATTCCAGGCGGGCCTGCAGGTCCGACACGGACGGCAGGTAATTCGCGATGCGTTCGAGGCTGCGGGCCGATTCCTTGAGGGCGGACACCACGCCGGGCGTCTCCCCTTCCGGCTCCAGCAGCGACAGGGCGCGCCCGAGCGCCTCCTTGATCTGCTCGGCGTGCGCCAGGCTGCGCTGTTCCTCCTCCAGGGATTCGAGCTCGCCCGGGACGAGCTTCGCCTCGTCCAGCTGGCGCCACTGCGCCTCGTTGTAGTCGCGGTCGGCCTGCAGGCGCGCCAGGCGCTCCCGCTCCGCGGCGAGCTGCGCGCGCAGGTCCTGCAGCGAGCGCCAGGCCTCCCGGCAGGAGGCGAGCCGCGCGCCGTTGCCGGCGAAATGGTCCAGCACCGACAGCTGGAAATGCGGATCGGTCAGCAGCAGGCTCTTGTGCTGGGAATGGATGTCCACCAGGCGCTCGGCCACCTGCTGCAGCAGGCCGACCTGGACCGGACAGTCGTTGATGAAGCTGCGCGAACGTCCCGACCGGGACACCACGCGACGGATCAGCAGCGTGCCGCCGTCCGCCTCCACGTCCGCCTCGGCCAGCAAGGCGTCCAGGGCTTCGTCCTGGCCGGCGAACTCCGCCTCGACCACGCAGGAGTCAGCACCCTCCTGGATCAGCGAAGCGTCCGCCCGGGCCCCTGAAAGCAGGG
This Bacteroidales bacterium WCE2004 DNA region includes the following protein-coding sequences:
- a CDS encoding ABC-type branched-chain amino acid transport system, substrate-binding protein, whose amino-acid sequence is MKKASILLILICSLSFNACAQWYLFPGKKKQADPPKTAADSTRRAKPDSARVQPGADTLAVAPADSSAVTEPETFDEPYVLDRPDVIHIGLALPLQASAQRPSDNFLDFYSGALLALRDLGAAGLRADLQVFDTADSKSPVPQSLIDENDLIIGPVSYEELESSAQLCGRKVLVSPLEPKAAALAERGHVVQAPAATNAQNDELVRWIREELPTGDPLYVIRDTSTRVQGEQSAYFLTLLQERGVRYQSVLSVQDIPFRKGGKVRVAIASDAENFITSTVRALSIEGARNNGVVLYGTSRLRTNGVNQTDLHNTEAHLTVSYFVDYEDPAVKRFILAYRALYKNEPGSFAFQGYDTMHYFVNMCSRYGRRWHKKLPAYSETGLQADFRFSDDPARVNQAARRIVYLPDLTTVKL
- a CDS encoding Stress responsive A/B Barrel Domain → MVKHIILWTLNPELSEKEKETVKAEIKEGLEGLVGKVPGLVSVKVHIDGRLSSSNADLMLDSTLESEEALKGYAVHPAHVAVANGKVRPYTVQRACLDFEE
- a CDS encoding DNA replication and repair protein RecN, with product MLRSLHIRNYILIDALDIDFPEGLVIITGQTGAGKSILLGALSLLSGARADASLIQEGADSCVVEAEFAGQDEALDALLAEADVEADGGTLLIRRVVSRSGRSRSFINDCPVQVGLLQQVAERLVDIHSQHKSLLLTDPHFQLSVLDHFAGNGARLASCREAWRSLQDLRAQLAAERERLARLQADRDYNEAQWRQLDEAKLVPGELESLEEEQRSLAHAEQIKEALGRALSLLEPEGETPGVVSALKESARSLERIANYLPSVSDLQARLESARIELDDITSEIGTLDGRVDLSPGRLEQVEERMSLLYGLLKKHNCASIDELVAVRERYNEALFDATAADDRIHDLEKAVGEAEGRYRAICAELTASRCQAAPGFAAAITESLRFLELDRAVFDVAVAAAPESAAGTDRVSYLFSATGRGPADVAKCASGGELSRIMLSLKAMMARFIGMPTLIFDEIDTGVSGSVADKMGRMICEMGRDMQVFSITHLPQVAAKGDAHFVVSKSVQPDGRTVSTIREVQGEERTMEIARLLSGATISDAAVANARALLSEG